The Pseudanabaena sp. BC1403 nucleotide sequence CTATTTCTGGCATAAGCACATACTCAATCTTGGCTAAGGATTGAAATTGAAATAATGGCACACGATAGGGATTACCATCAGAGGGAATATTCGCTTTTTTGGGAGCGCGGAGAGTTCTCACTTCACCGCCATCATCAACCCCAGGTAAATCGATCGCATCTGGTCTTGCTCCTCCACCTAGCCCCGTCGTTTTAACCGTTTGATCGCGCATTTCTACGGCAATCTTCTTTGCTTTTTCACGGATATTCAGCCAATCATCGGTGAGTAAAGGTGGCTCAGTGCCAAGGGATGCACGCGCGGTGGAAAAGACTAAATCCACATTTAGCCAGTCTTCGCCTGTGTTTTGCCAAACGCAACCATCAGTACGGAAGGTTAATTGCGAATTTTCTCCCGTTTGCTTATCTCCCATCTGTAACTGGGCTTGATGATATGGTCGCCAGAAGGCATTGGGAACGACATAATCAAAAGCTAGTTCATATTCACCAGTTTCAGCGATCGCTAAATCCGCTTCGAGATGCGCCGTAAAAATCTGATCGGGTCTAGCTTCAGCGTGAATACGGCTTACCAGTCGCTCGATCGCAGATTTCAACTTCGCCTGTGCATGGTAAGTATTGAGGATTTCGCTACGAGCTTCCCGCATTTTTTGAAATAGCGGCTGTAATTGCGATCGCCATGCCATTGGATCGACTTGTCCCCATGCCGCGTCAATGGGCAACTCCTGCAAAGCTTTTTCCAAAATTATGCCGATTTGTTGAAACTGGTCTTCGAGTTGTTGGCGATCTTCAGTTAGGACATTGTATTGATCAAATTGTGATCGCCATTCAAGCATTAGCTCTTCTAACAAGCCTGAGCGATCGGATTCCTTAATTAACATCCGTCGGCGTACACGTACATCGTTTACTCTTGCACCAGATATGCGATCGCTAAATTCAGCACGAAGGGATTTATCAGAGAGAATGGGCGCAACTTTGGCAACGTGAACGCGCCAAAGTCCTGATGTTAAAGTTACCTTTGCCATCCGTTGAACTTGAGCGCGATCTTCGAGTAGCGTCACGGTAGTAACAGGAGCATTTAGATCTAGGGTCTGAATTTCGGTTGATATCATGTTCTATTCCTCTCTCCGATTACCGTTAACTAATTCGTTATCCACAAAAGTCTTAATTGTATAGTCGGCGGTTAATTCCGTTTCACCACCTGCTGGAACGTTGATTTGCCAACGATAGCCGCCTTTAATCACGGCATTACGCTCTTGCTGTTCGTATTTCTCCCATGCTGGGGCAACCTGTGTGACCGTCACATCTACTTTTACGTCAGCTTGTGGCACAGGAATACGTTCGCGTACTTCGATTCTGGCATCTCGTCCTAGTCGATTGGCGATCGCAATATGAATACTGTGACGCAACTCGTTAAAGGCGACCAGACTCATGCCCGATCGCACTTCTTTAAAGGAAGTATTTCGCGCCACTTTAATCGATTGTTCCACGCCTAAGCCTAGTTCCATTTGTCCTTTGGGTGGCACGGTGTTAATGCGCGTTGAGAGAATGTATTCCCCATCAACATAGACATCCGTAGAGCCTGCTAACAATGGCGATCGCAGTGGATTGCGAAGTTGTGCGATCCGAAAAACATTGGTATCTTCACGGGGGACGACGATATAGCGCAAATCAATCTCCGCATTCTCTTCCAGCAATGCAACTGAATGAAACTGTCCATCGGATGGAATATCAACAAGTCCAGTCCCAAGATATGCAAAGTCGAAAGCGCCTACCATCTCACGGACATTAGTTCCACCTGAAGGTAAAGGGATAGTAGAGCAAGCAGCAAGAAGTAATGCTTGCCGCAAAACCATCGTCAGCTCGAAGTTAACCGTCATTTGCGATCGCTTCAACGACTCCAAATAGATCGTCTGCACGTCAGGCAAGCTGAGTTTTCCGCGTTGTGAGGTATTACTAGGATCAGCCAATCGCATCAGTCCATAGTTCGTAAT carries:
- a CDS encoding mucoidy inhibitor MuiA family protein codes for the protein MISTEIQTLDLNAPVTTVTLLEDRAQVQRMAKVTLTSGLWRVHVAKVAPILSDKSLRAEFSDRISGARVNDVRVRRRMLIKESDRSGLLEELMLEWRSQFDQYNVLTEDRQQLEDQFQQIGIILEKALQELPIDAAWGQVDPMAWRSQLQPLFQKMREARSEILNTYHAQAKLKSAIERLVSRIHAEARPDQIFTAHLEADLAIAETGEYELAFDYVVPNAFWRPYHQAQLQMGDKQTGENSQLTFRTDGCVWQNTGEDWLNVDLVFSTARASLGTEPPLLTDDWLNIREKAKKIAVEMRDQTVKTTGLGGGARPDAIDLPGVDDGGEVRTLRAPKKANIPSDGNPYRVPLFQFQSLAKIEYVLMPEIALQVVLKSEQTNNSTLPILAGPVDLVRSTEYVGRTTVSFIAPQEKFALGWGTDANMRVQRTQSQKREKNHLTQWNTITNTVSIFLSNIGDEARKITMTERMPVSELEKVKIEVVQDETSDRIQPDINGFCNWHLHLPPYSQSKVILVYKIAAAPDVEGL